AGAAGATCTGAAACATCGCCTATAAAATCGTCTACCTCTAACTCCTCATAAAGCTTATAAGGCGGATCTACAAAAATCAGATCAAAAACCTCATTTCTCTTTCTAAGCCTCAATAGCGCTGACTTATAATCCATACAAATTAGGCTTGCTTTATCTTTAAAACCGCAGTGCTCATAATTCTCATTTGTAATTTTGAACACTGACGGATCTTTCTCTATTGCTACAACACTTCGTGCGCCGCAGCTTATTGATTCTATCCCAATTCCACCAGAGCCTGCAAACACATCGAGCACTTTTAGTCCCGAAATATCGCCCAGGGTGTCAAAAACGGACTTTTTAACCCTGCTCGTCATCGGGCGTATCTTCTGGCCCTTTGGAACTTTGAGCCTTCTGCCCTTCGCAGTCCCTGTCAGCACCCTAAGCATCGGCTTGTTATACTACCATGGAGTCTATGTTTGGCAACGAATACTGTTAAGCGTAATGGCCTTATCTATGAATGGCCCAAGATTGTGCCTTTGGGGATTTTGCGTCCAGTAAGAAATGATTTAGCATCTAGTCTTTTGCCGCCCTCAATTTGAAGCTCAAGAATATCTAAAGCTCCATCTCCAGTTGCAACAGTTAGGTAATTTGTAGAAGATTCCAGCACCTCCCCTGGCTTTGCTTGACCTTGTGATACTTGGGATTTAAATATTTTAAGAGACTTCCCTGAAAAATGAGTAAATGTTCCAGGCCAAGGGTTCATTCCTCTTATTAAGTTATGAAGTTCAAGAGCGGGCTTTGTCCAATCGATCTCGCCATCTGATTTCTTTAGCATAGGGGCATAGGTTGCCTGTGATCCATCCTGCTTTTGAGGAGTTAATTTGCCCTGTTTTAGTTGAGCTATTGTTTCTATTAAAAGTGCTCCGCCCATCTCAGATAAGCGCTTAGAAATTACTCCAGCATCATCTTCATCTGCTATTTCAAGCTCTTTTTTAAGCAGCATATCACCCGTATCCATACCCTCATCCATCAGCATAGTTGTTATGCCTGTAATGGTCTCACCCCTTACCAGGGCCCAGTTAATAGGAGCAGCCCCTCTATATTTTGGTAGAAGTGATGCGTGAACGTTGATACATCCATGCGGCGGTAGATCAAGAATTTCCTTGGATAATATCTTTCCATAGGCAGTGACACAGATTAGGTCCGGATTAAAATACTGAAGCTGG
The Thermodesulfobacteriota bacterium genome window above contains:
- the rsmD gene encoding 16S rRNA (guanine(966)-N(2))-methyltransferase RsmD; translation: MLRVLTGTAKGRRLKVPKGQKIRPMTSRVKKSVFDTLGDISGLKVLDVFAGSGGIGIESISCGARSVVAIEKDPSVFKITNENYEHCGFKDKASLICMDYKSALLRLRKRNEVFDLIFVDPPYKLYEELEVDDFIGDVSDLLDQDGVIVIEHDYKLDNELPGFNRITRPFGGTHVSYFRKGEE
- the fmt gene encoding methionyl-tRNA formyltransferase; the protein is MRVVFMGTPEFAVASLKALIESEDDVVAVVAQPDRPKGRGHHISEPPTKVLAMEHNITVLQPEKIKNQEFYDQLQYFNPDLICVTAYGKILSKEILDLPPHGCINVHASLLPKYRGAAPINWALVRGETITGITTMLMDEGMDTGDMLLKKELEIADEDDAGVISKRLSEMGGALLIETIAQLKQGKLTPQKQDGSQATYAPMLKKSDGEIDWTKPALELHNLIRGMNPWPGTFTHFSGKSLKIFKSQVSQGQAKPGEVLESSTNYLTVATGDGALDILELQIEGGKRLDAKSFLTGRKIPKGTILGHS